In a genomic window of Pararge aegeria chromosome 7, ilParAegt1.1, whole genome shotgun sequence:
- the LOC120625166 gene encoding acyl-CoA-binding domain-containing protein 5, whose amino-acid sequence MCPRMSLEEKFHAAVNVIRSLPKSGTYQPSNEMMLRFYSYYKQATEGPCTKDKPGFWDVVNRAKWEAWNKLGHMSSEEAMQSYVTELHKIVETMSFNSDVASFLSVGDDEQGFPSADLELIAGDVLARCRDSQRTSPMDSRSVSGASSPIHSSLTPRVRHDSDDEFIDTVDDTVNEPDIPVFTAPRLSNGHAHQISSQLTHLKVLEQLPGVLARLEADVAALRKAVEGDRRILDEVSRGWRWPWQELSPPTMILLVVWPFIAFRIASRLQRKNT is encoded by the exons GCACATACCAGCCCAGCAATGAGATGATGCTGCGTTTCTATAGTTACTACAAGCAGGCCACGGAAGGGCCTTGCACGAAGGACAAGCCGGGGTTTTGGGACGTCGTCAATAG AGCAAAATGGGAGGCGTGGAATAAACTGGGTCATATGTCATCGGAAGAAGCGATGCAGTCATATGTCACGGAGTTACACAAG ATCGTGGAGACGATGTCGTTTAATTCCGATGTGGCGTCATTCCTATCAGTGGGGGATGATGAGCAAGGCTTCCCCAGCGCAGACCTCGAGCTGATAGCGGGGGATGTACTAGCCCGGTGCCGAGACTCGCAACGCACTTCGCCCATGG ATTCCCGCTCAGTAAGCGGAGCATCATCACCAATCCACAGCAGCCTAACGCCGCGCGTGAGACACGACAGTGACGACGAGTTCATAGACACCGTAGACGACACTGTC AATGAACCAGACATTCCAGTTTTTACCGCACCTCGCCTCAGCAATGGCCACGCGCATCAGATATCTTCACAACTAACAC ATCTGAAAGTACTGGAGCAATTGCCCGGCGTGCTAGCGAGGTTGGAGGCGGACGTTGCTGCGCTGAGGAAAGCTGTTGAAGGCGACAGGAGGATACTGGac GAAGTATCACGCGGTTGGAGATGGCCTTGGCAGGAACTCAGTCCGCCGACTATGATACTACTGGTTGTATGGCCATTCATAGCGTTCCGGATTGCTTCGCGGCTACAACGTAAAAACACTTAG